TCGTGCAGGACCTGGTGGTCGCCGTAGTGCCGGCCGACCGCGTCTAGGCGGAGCATGGCTGTCCCTGGGCGGAGGTGGTAGGGGGCGTACGGGTCATCCGGTCGTCGTCCTCCCCCGGCCGACGAGGCGCTTCTCGACCGCCAGCAGGCCGGTGTTGAGGAGATGACCGAGGGCACCGAGCAGGACCAGCGCCGCCCAGACGGTGAGCAGGTCTGAGCGGGACTGGGCGTCGGTGAGCGTGAAGCCGATGCCGTTGGCGGTGCCGGGGAGCAGTTCCGAGAAGACCATGAGGATGAGGGAGAGGGAGAGGCTCAGGCGCAGTCCGGCGAAGATGCGGGGCAGCGCGGAGGGCAGGATCAGGAAGCGGAGCCGTTCGAGTGGGGTGAGGCGCAGGACGGCGGCGACCTCGATGCGCAGCGGGTCGGTGTGGCGGGCCCCTTCGGCCGTGTTGATCAGCACCGGCCAGACGGCGCTGAGGACGATCGAGGCGATCTGCATGGGCGTACCGAAGTCGAGGATCACGACGAAGACGGGGACGAGGGCGGGCGGCGGGACGGCTCGGGCGAATTGCAGAACGGGGTCGCACAGGGCGTACACGCGCCGCGAGCGGCCGATCGCGATGCCGAGAGCGATCCCGGCGACGGCGGCGACGCAGAACCCGGCGGCCATCCGCCCGAGGCTGGGCAGGATGTTCCCGACGGCCTCCTCGGTGAGGAACACGTGCCGGACGGGCCCGGAGAACCAGAGATCGACGGCGTGCCGGGCGATCTCCACGGGCGGCGGGAAGTACACGCTGCCATGCGCCCGGGCCGCCAACTGCCAGACGGTGACGGCCGCCGCGAGCACGGACCAGCGGAGCAGGGCGTGCCGCGCGGCGACGGAGCCCGCGGTGTGACCCGCGCGCCCCGGACCCCGCGGCGGCACCTTCGCCCGCGCCGTCACCCGACCTCCCGCCATCCCGCCGTCACCCGACCTCCCGCCGTCACCCGACCTCCCGC
The DNA window shown above is from Streptomyces chartreusis and carries:
- a CDS encoding ABC transporter permease, with amino-acid sequence MTARAKVPPRGPGRAGHTAGSVAARHALLRWSVLAAAVTVWQLAARAHGSVYFPPPVEIARHAVDLWFSGPVRHVFLTEEAVGNILPSLGRMAAGFCVAAVAGIALGIAIGRSRRVYALCDPVLQFARAVPPPALVPVFVVILDFGTPMQIASIVLSAVWPVLINTAEGARHTDPLRIEVAAVLRLTPLERLRFLILPSALPRIFAGLRLSLSLSLILMVFSELLPGTANGIGFTLTDAQSRSDLLTVWAALVLLGALGHLLNTGLLAVEKRLVGRGRTTTG